From the Pseudomonas marvdashtae genome, the window AGGCTGCGTGCAAGCCCTGCGGTCCAAACCTCGATCATGGCCCGTCCAGTCAAACCGTTGATTAGCGCCCATGTAATGGCGTATTTCAGCCATGGAATGGGTGCTTCCTCAAGAAGTCGAGCGTAGGACGCTCCAATGGTCGGGCAACCGCTGTTAGCTCGTAGCCAAAACCATTGAGGATCGCTTTGACCTTACGGATCCCGACTTCAGCAATGGTGTTGTTTTCGATGCCGGAAATCGTGGCACGGCTCATGCCGTACCGTGCAGCCAATGCCTGCTGGGAGAGGCGGTGTTCTTTACGCAGTCGCCCGATCAATTCGCCAAGAGTTTTCATGTTTGGACTCCGCATCGTATGCAGTGCATAAATTAAAAAAACTAAATATGCACAGTATTTGATTCAAATTTGGGAGCGGGCTTGCTCGCGAAGACGACTGCACAGGCAACATCCCAACCAACAGACTCACCGCTTTCGCGAGCAAGCCCGCACCCACAGACGCTGTGGCCGGACCTCAGACCGAAGTCAACGCCCGCAACCGCTCGATGTCCAGGATCTCGATCTCGCCATACCCCAGATGAAGAATGCCCTGCCCCTGCAAATCCTTGAGGATCTGATTGGTGGTCTGGCGCGACAGCGACAGCATCGACGCGAGCTGTTCCTGGGGCAGTTGCAAGACCCGGCGCGCCGATTCGATTTCGCCGTAGCCTTCGGCGATCAGCAGCAGGCGATGGGCCAGTCGCGCCGCGGCGGGCATCACGCTCAAATGTTCGAGATTGATAAACGTCAGGCGCAGCTTGTGGCTCATCAGCAGCGCCAGGTGCCGCCAATGGACGGGTTGCTCTTGCAGGAAAGCCAACAGTGCGGTTTGAGGCAAATGCAGCAATGTGCACGGTCCCACGCCCACCGCATCGTGCGTGCGCGCCTGGCCATCGAACAGGCAGATTTCACCGAACCAATGCGGCGACTCCACTACGCTCAGCAACGCTTCCTTGCCCTGCTCGCTGACAGCGCCGATCCGCACCGCGCCCTCGAGCACGGCGTACAGGCCGCACGGCGGATCGCCGCGCTTGAACAACCGCTGCCCTGGCGACAAGTGACGCTCCCGCGCCATGCCCAGCAGACTATTCTGTAACTCAGCGGGCAAATGACTGTACCAATGGCCGGTCAGCAGATGCGTGTGCCAGGGGTGCGAATTCATGGAAACTCCGGGACAAGTGTCGGCTAGCTGACAGAGCGCCTTGTGAAACCTGGGCATCATGCAGGCATCACCTCAGGAGGAACAACAATGAAAAGCCTCGTCGATCATCTCAGTCAATACGCGGCGTACCACCGCGATCCGCGCAACATCGCCAGCCACTTCATCGGCATACCGCTGATATTCGTCGCCGTCGCGGTGCTGTTGTCACGGCCGGGATGGCCGGTTGGCGCGGTCCTGGTCTCTCCCGCGCTGCTCGTGGCGATGGCAAGTGCCTGGTTTTATCTGCGCCTGGAGCTGCGCCTGGGTGTGCTGATGGCCGTGCTGCTGGGGCTTTCCGTCTGGCTGGGCCAAGTGCTCGCGGCGCAAAGCACCACCGTATGGCTGGGCAGTGGCCTGGGCATGTTCCTGGTGGGCTGGGTGATCCAGTTTGTCGGCCACTATTACGAAGGCCGCAAACCGGCGTTCGTCGATGACCTGACCGGGCTGATTGTCGGGCCGTTGTTTGTCGTGGTCGAAGCGGCTTTCCTGCTGGGCATGCGCCACGATCTCAAACAGCAGATCGAGACGCAGGCCGGGCCAGTAAGAGTCAATCCGAAGCGGGCTGCCGCCTGAGGAAGCATCGCGAGCACGCTCGCGATGGCTTTTGCTGTTAAAGATTGGCGACTTTTTGCCAGACCTTCGGCTTGAAGAACAGTGTCTCGCCCTTCGCCAGGCCCACGAGGCTGTCGTGGTCCTTCACCACTTCGGCCTCGATCAGTTCGCTCTGGCCTTCCACCTTCAACGTTACCCGGGTGGTCGCGCCTAGCGGGCGAATGTCGCGCACTTCGGCGGCGTGATGATCTTCCAGCTCCGAGCGCGACAGCGACACTTCATGCGGGCGGAACAGCACATGGCGGTCTTCGCCCAGGTGCAGCCGGTTCGAGTCACCGAGGAAGTGGTACACGAAATCGCTGGCCGGGTTCTCGTATACATCGCCCGGTGAGCCGATCTGCTCGATCACGCCCTTGTTCATCACCACGATCCGGTCGGCGACTTCCATGGCCTCTTCCTGGTCGTGGGTCACGAACACCGAGGTCAGGTTGATGTCCTCGTGCAGCCGCGCCAACCAGCGGCGCAGTTCCTTGCGGACCTTGGCGTCGAGGGCGCCGAACGGTTCGTCCAGCAGCAATACCTTCGGCTCCACCGCCAGGGCGCGGGCCAGGGCGATGCGCTGGCGCTGGCCGCCGGACAGCTGCTCCGGGTAGCGGTCAGCGAGCCAATCCAATTGCACCATATTCAATAGCTCGTGGACCTTGGTCGCGATCTCGCTTTCGTTCGGACGCTGGTTCTTGGGCTTCATGCGCAAGCCAAAGGCGACGTTATCGAACACGGTCATGTGGCGGAACAAGGCGTAGTGCTGGAACACGAAACCGACGTTGCGATCACGCACGTCATGGCCGGACACGTCCTCGCCATGGAAGACAATGTTGCCTTGGTCGGGCGTTTCGAGGCCGGCGATGATTCGCAGCAGCGTGGTCTTGCCACAGCCCGACGGGCCGAGCAGCGCCACCAGCTCGCCGCTCTGGATGTCCAGGCTGATATCGTCGAGCGCCTTGAAGGCGTTGAAATTCTTGCTGACGTTACGGACTTCGATCGACATGACTTATTCCTCCGCGGCGCTGGCGCGCAGGCGGTTGATTCGGTTTTCGCTCCACTGCTTGAGCAGCAGGATGAAGAGCGCCAGGATCAGCAACAGGCTCGCCACGGCGAACGCGGCCACGTGGTTGTATTCGTTGTAGAGGATCTCGACGTGCAGCGGCAGGGTGTTGGTCACCCCGCGAATGTGCCCGGACACCACCGACACCGCGCCGAATTCGCCCATGGCCCGGGCGGTACACAGCACCACGCCATAGATCAGGCCCCACTTGATGTTCGGCACGGTGACATGCCAGAACATCTGCCAGCCATTGGCGCCCAATAGACGCGCGGCCTCTTCTTCCTGGGTGCCCTGCTCTTGCATCAGCGGGATCAACTCACGGGCCACGAACGGCACCGTGACGAAAATCGTTGCCAGGACGATGCCCGGCAGCGCAAACACGATCTGGATGTCGTGGTCCGACAGCCACGGACCGAACAGGCCCTGGGCGCCGAACATCAGCACATAGACCAGGCCAGCGATCACCGGCGACACCGAGAACGGCAGGTCGATCAGCGTCACCAGCATGCTTTTGCCGCGGAACGAGTATTTGCTCACGCACCACGCAGCGCTGACCCCGAACACCAGGTTCAACGGCACCGAGATCAACACCGCGAACACCGTGAGCTTGAGCGCCGACAACGCATCGGGTTCGAAGATCGCTGCGAAGAAAGTCCCCAGGCCCGACTTCAAGCCCTGGGACACGACGATGAACAGCGGCAACAGCAAAAACAGCGCAAAAATCAGCCAGCCAAGGCCGATCAGGATGCGCCGCGAAACCGCGCTGCCGCGACGGGCAGCGTTGGTGGAGGCGGCGGAAATAGACGATTGGGACATGGTTCGCGCCTCCTTATGGGGTTTCGATGCGCCGCTGCAGCAAATTGATCAGCAGCAACAGGACGAAGGAAACCACCAGCATCAGCACGCCGATGGAGGTGGCGCCGGTGTAGTCGTATTGGTCGAGCTTGACCATGATCAGCAACGGCAGGATCTCGGTTTTCATCGGCATGTTGCCGGCGATGAAAATCACCGAACCGTACTCACCCACGCCACGGGCAAAGGCCAGGGCGAAACCGGTCAACCAGGCCGGCAACAACGCCGGCACGAGGATGTGGCGGAACACCTGCCACGGCTTGGCACCCAGGCAGGCGGCGGCTTCTTCGACTTCACGGGGAATATCAGCCAGCACCGGCTGCACCGTGCGCACCACGAACGGCAGCGTCACGAACGTCAGCGCCAGGGTGATACCCAGCGGGGTGTAGGCGATTTTGAAACCCAGGTCGGTGGCGAACTGTCCGACCAGGCCGGTCGGCGCGTACAGCGCGGTCAGGGCAATACCGGCCACCGCGGTGGGCAGGGCGAACGGCAGGTCGATCATCGCATCGATGATCTTGCGACCCGGGAAGGTGTAGCGCACCAGCACCCAGGCCAGCAACGTACCGATCACGCCGTTGATGATGGCGGCGCAGAGCGCGGTGCCGAAACTGAGTTTCAGGGCTGCCAGCACCCGCGGCGCCGAAATGATCGTCCAGAACTGATCCCAGGTGAGTTGGGCGGCATGCACGAACATCGCAGCCAGCGGAATGAGCACAATCAGACTGAGGTACACCAGGGTGTAACCCAGCGTCAGCCCGAAGCCGGGTATGACGGGGGATATGCGACGCGACATAAAGGTCCTTGGTTGAGAACGCGCTTACCGTGGCGAGGGAGCTTGCTCCCTCGCCACAATGGATCCGGGGTCTATTCAGCTTACTGCGCCTGATAGATCTGGTCGAACACGCCGCCATCGTTGAAGAATTTCGGCTGGGCAGTTTTCCAGCCGCCGAAGTCCTTGTCGATGGTCACCAGGTCCAGTTTCGGGAATTGCCGTGAATACTTGGCGGCCACGTCCTTGTCCCGTGGGCGATAAAAATTCTTCGCGGCGATTTCCTGACCGACCGGGCTGTACAGGTGCTTGAGGTACGCTTCGGCGATTTCGGCATTACCCTTCTTCTCGGCGTTCTTGTCCACCACCGCCACTGGCGGTTCGGCGAGAATCGACAGCGACGGCACGACGATGTCGAACTTGTCGGCGCCACCGTCTTCTTTCAAGGCCAGGAACGCTTCGTTTTCCCAGGCCAGCAGCACGTCGCCCTGGCCATTGTTGACGAAGGTAATGGTCGAGCCACGGGCGCCGGTGTCGAGGATCGGCACGTGCTTGAACAGCGCCTGCACATATTCCTTGGCCTTGGCCTCGTCGCCACCGTTGGCTTTCAAGCCATAGGCCCACGCGGCGAGGAAGTTCCAGCGTGCGCCGCCGGAGGTTTTCGGGTTCGGCGTGATGACCGACACGTCGTTTTTAATCAGGTCTCCCCAATCCTTGATGCCCTTGGGATTGCCCTTGCGCACCAGGAACACAATGGTCGAGGTGTAAGGCGTGCTGGCGTCCGGCAGGCGTTTTTGCCAATCCACCGGCAGGGATTTGCCCAGCTTGGCGATTTCATCGATGTCACCGGCCAGGGCCAGGGTCACCACGTCGGCGCGCAGCCCATCGATCACCGCCCGGCCTTGCTTGCCCGAGCCACCGTGGGACTGTTGGATCTTCACGGTGTCGTCCGGGTGGGCTTTTTTCCAGAAGCTGGCGAATTCGGCGTTGTAGTCCTGGTACAGCTCGCGGGTCGGGTCGTAGGACACGTTGAGCAGCTCGTAATCCTTGGCAACCGCGGAACCTGCAAAAACAGCGCTGGCCAGGGCGGCCAAGGCATAACGGCGAATCGACGACATGGTGAAAGCTCCTGGAATTCTGGTTTTTATGGCTTCTGGAAATCGGGTGACCCGCACAAGATCGCAGCCTGCGGCAGCTCCTACACCAAGCCCCCGGTAGCGGCGGCCACAGGCTGCGATCCTTCAGCTCGGTTTATGACTCGGCTGCTGCAAGCGGAATTTTTCCTTGCGCTCGATCTGGACCACTTGGGCGTTGTGCACGGTGATCTCCACCGCGCCAAAGCGCAGGTCACGCAAGGCACTCTGGATCTCGCGCAAAATGGTTGCTTCGTCCTGGCCGTCAACGCTACGTAGAGATGCGCTCATGCTGCTGCTCCTTTGAATGAATGCCTGGCAGTGGGCGGCACTGCTTGCGGCGTGGGAGCAATACTAGATAAAGCGGGATATTCTTAAAAAGACTATTTAAGAATTTTTATATAACCAAAATATCAACTCGAATTTGGCGTCCTACGGCAGGAGTGATTGCCGGCCATTCCCCTGCAATGTCGTCGGAGATTTCCTTCAAAACGTGGCGCTTTGCGTGAACTAGGCAGCCCGGTCATGCACCGCTAACCTCTGTTCGTCATCGCAAAAAACGGTGACACGGACGTGCAAGTCCGGTACATATCGGCGCGCAACTGCCAAGCCAAACGGCCTACGCTCGTATTGGCATGTTTATGGCGGCTGCGCGCGGGAGACTCTCGCAGTCTGCCGGGTCCGATATGCCCGGTCTTGCACACCCGCGCACAGCTGCCACCTTCTTCGGTGCAACGAGAGGTGCCAGTTTTCCAATCAATTACATATCGGGTAATTAATCATGTTCAAAGTCACTCCAAATCCGCCAGAAAATAGCCACAAATCCCGCGTCGAAATCCTCGAAGAACAGAGGCTCGAAGACGCCACCAACCGCGCCCTCGACTATTACCTCAAACCCAAACCCGCCTCACCGCCAGAACCCGACAAAGACCAACTCTTCATCGTCTCCCCCCACATCGACACCGAAACCCTGCTCGCCAACGCCTCCGAAGACCTGCTCTCCATCAGCACCATCGCCGCCGACCTGGCCGACGACATCGACGAATCACGCCGCTGCGTAGCGCTGGCAATCAGCCGCATGGCCGATGGGGTTCAGTTGCTGGTTGAGCGAGCGCTGGATCATTTGGAAACGAAGGAGATGGCGGTGGCTGCCAAGGGATAGTTTGTATTGATGCAAGCTGAACCGACGCCATCGAGCAAACCCGCACAATTGGATCGAAGTACGACAAGAGAAGCAGGTCGGCTATCAGGCCGCCTCGCGGCGGACGTTGATCTCGGCGCCCCGTTAACCACGCTGGCTGAACGAAGGTATTGCGCAGTGGGCAACCCGGCATGGATGCCGGGTTAGCCGCGCTGGGCCATGGATGGCCCTTCGCGGCGGCCCACGGAGCAATGCCTTCGTTCAGGCATGCCGAGCCTAAGCGAGGCACCGAGTGGTGGGGCAAAAGCGTTTTGCTCACTTTTGACTGGGCCGGCTTCCGGGCTTCTCAAAAGTGAGACGCCGTAAGGGCGGAACCCTAAGCAGCCGTTACCGCAGCAACGGATATGTACCCAATCACAAAACCCTGGGCCAACATCATCCCACTGACAATCAAGCAATAACCGGCGCCCGATCCCAGTCCAAATGCTGCGCCGCCACCGGCCGACCAAACCAGTACCCCTGCCCCAACTCACAGGCTTGGCCCAGCAAAAACGCCGCCTGCTCACGCTGCTCAATGCCTTCAGCGTGCACCTGCATGCCCATGCTGCGGGCCAGCGCAATAATCACCCGGACGATCGCCGCATCATCCTCATCCCACGGCAAGCCGGCGACAAAACCCTGGTCGATCTTCAGCTTCTGCACCGGCAAGCGCTTGAGCCGCAGCAGCGACGAATAACCCGTGCCGAAATCATCGATGGCCAGCCGCACGCCCAGCTCACGCAGGCGGTGCATCTGTTCCAGCGCCACTTCGGGATCCTCCATGACCGCGCTTTCGGTCACCTCCAATTCCAGAAAAGCCGGATCCAAGCCCGTGTCATGCAGTACGCGGGCGACCTGCTCGTACAATTCCCGACGGGCGAACAAGCGGCTGGAGACATTGACCGCGACGAACGACAGGACCACGCCGGCCTGCTGCCACCGACACATCTGCCGGCAGGCCTGGTCCATGACCCAGGCGTCGATCTGGGCGATCAACCCCGTGCGCTCGGCAATGGGTATGAACTCTGCCGGCGAAACCAGCCCGCGCGTGGGATGCTCCCAGCGCACCAGCGCCTCGACACCGACCAGACGGCTGGTGCCCAGGTCGTGCACCGGTTGGTAATGAACCCGCAATTCCTGCCGCTCCAATGCACGGCGCAGTTCGGAGGCGATCTCCACCCGTTGCTGGGCATGGGCGGTGAGCTCTTCGGTGTACAAGGCATAACCGTCACGTCCGCTGCTCTTGGCCTTGAACAGTGCCGAATCAGCGTTACGCAGCAATTGCCCGGCGCTGAGGGCATCGCCGGGAAACAGGCTGATGCCGATGCTCGCGTTGATAAACAGCGACTGGTTGCCGAGTTGCAGCGGCTCTTTCAGCGCATCGAGAATACGCCGGGCCAAGGCCGCCGCCTGACCGGGTTGCGAGCAGTTCTCCACCAGCACCGCGAATTCGTCACCGCCCAACCGGGCCAAGGTAACGCCCGGCGCAAACAACCCAAGAAAACGCTTGGCCACGCCTTTGAGCAACTCGTCACCCACGTTGTGCCCGAGGCTGTCGTTGATGTTCTTGAAATGATCCAGGTCCAGCAGCAACAGCGCACAACCACGCTTGTGTAGCTGCGCTGATGTAACGGCCTGCTCCGTACGATCGGAAAACAGCAGGCGATTGGGCAGGCCAGTCAACGGATCGTGATGGGCCAGGTGCGCCAGCTCATGCTCCGAGTCCTTGATTGCGCTGATGTCGGAAAAGACCGCGACGTAGTGGCTGACTTGGCCTTGTTCGTCGGCAACGGCGCGAATGGTTTGCCATTGCGGGTAGATCTCGCCACTTTTGCGTCGGTTCCAGATCTCACCGCTCCATTCGCCACGGCTGGACAGGGAAGCGAACATGTCCTGGTAGAAAGCCGGGCCATGACGACCGGACTTGAACAGATTGGGTCGCCGGCCCAGCACCTCCTCCCGACCATACCCGGTGATAGCCATGAATGCCCGGTTGACATGGACGATCAAGCCATGTCGATCCGTCACCAACACGCCCTCTCGCGTGCAATCGAACACTGCGGCAGCCTGGCGTAATCGCTCGCGATCAGCGCTGCGTTCGCCTTTGGCGAACAAACGCGAGCCGCGCACCCGCGCCAGGAAAATCAACCCGGCGCTGACCAGCACCCAGGCATAACCGTTGATCAGTTGCCAGCGAAGCCGGTCGGTTGAATGATCGAAGATACTGTTCAATAAATAACCAACCAGCTGCAACCAGGCGACTGATAGCACGAGGTAAAGCAATGCCCCACGCATGGCAGTGCGGTGATAAACAGTCATGCGGTCGTCCATGTCCCTGTAATGTGCGGGGATTATAGAGTAAGAAACATCCTGCCACTCTTATCTGAAAGGCCGACTGGTTTTATCGCTGAGGGTGGTGATAATGCAACGGCAGTTTCCATCTTTATCGAGGGCCCAACAGCCTATGTGGTACGAAGGTTTTCTTGGCTTGTCGGCCTGGTCGCTGGTGGCAGTCACCCTGCTGATGACCCACGTCACGATCATCAGCGTCACGGTCTACCTGCACCGTTATTCGGCTCACCGTTCCCTGGAACTCAACGCCGGCCTCAAGCATTTCTTCCGTTTCTGGCTGTGGCTGACCACGGCGCAGAATACTCGCGAGTGGACTGCCATCCACCGCAAGCATCACGCCAAATGCGAAACCGAGGATGACCCTCACAGTCCGGTCATCAAGGGTTTGTCTACCGTGTTGCGCAAAGGCGCCGAATTGTATCGCGCCGAGGCGGAAAATCCGGAAACCCTGCGCATCTACGGCAAGAACTGCCCCGAGGACTGGATCGAGCGCAACCTCTATAGCCGCTATCCGCTGCTGGGCGTCGCCATCATGGGCGTGATCGATCTCCTGCTGTTCGGCACCATCGGCATCACCATCTGGGCCATCCAGATGATGTGGATCCCGGTCTGGGCTGCCGGCGTGGTCAATGGCCTGGGTCATGCCGTGGGCTATCGCAACTTCGAATGCCGCGACGCGGCGACCAACCTCGTGCCTTGGGGCATCCTGATCGGTGGCGAAGAGCTGCACAACAACCACCACACCTACCCCAATTCGGCCAAGCTCTCGGTGCGCAAATGGGAGTTCGACATGGGCTGGGCCTGGATCAAGGTCTTCAGCTTCCTGCGCCTGGCGAAAGTCCAGCGCGTAGCGCCGATTGCCCACCGGGTCGAAGGCAAGGGCCACCTGGACATGGATACCGCCATGGCCATCCTCAACAACCGTTTCCAGATCATGGCCCAGTACCGCCGGCTGGTCATCGCGCCGTTGGTCAAGCAGGAGCTGGAGAAAGTCGATCACTCGGTTCGTCACCAGTTCCATCGAGCCAAACGCCTGCTGTCGCGGGAAACCAGCTTGCTGGACGACCGTCACCACGTGCGTATCCAGAATATGCTGGAGCACAGCCAGGCACTGAAAGTGATCTATGAAAAACGCTTGGCCTTGCAGCAGATCTGGGTCAAGACCAGCAGCAACGGCCACGACATGCTCGCCGCGATCAAGGAGTGGGTCCACGAAGCCGAGGCCAGTGGCATCCAGTCCCTGCGCGACTTCGCCGATCAGCTCAAGACCTACTCGCTGCGACCTGCCACGGCCTGACCCGGCAACGCCATCTGAAGAAGGGCTTTCTGTGGCGAGGGAGCTTGCTCCCGCTGGGCTGCGCAGCAGCCCTTCTTTTTCTTGTGAGCGCTTCGCACTGGAGCGCCAGCAAGCTCCGTCGCCATAAGTTCAGCCCCCACAGTCAGGGCCGCCAATCTCCCCGCCCTTCGTCGCCTGCAAAGGAACTTCGCCCGTAATCCCCTATCTCAAGAGCACTTCGCCATCCTGGCGGGCTCTGGAGCAAGCGCGTGCAAATCCATAGCAATGCACGTTCTTTGAGATTGGTACCGATGGTCGACAAGAACCTACAGGATTCATCCCAACCGCATTGGCCCGAAGCGGCCCAGACACTCATGGCGCTGATGCACGCCCAAGGCGAAGTGGCGCGCTTGAGCGAGCGTGAGCAGCTGTTCAGTTCCTTGCTGGTCAGCGTCAACGCGGTGCTGTGGGCGTTCAACTGGGAAACCCGGCAGGTGCTCTACGTCAGCCCCGCTTACGAGCGGATTTTCGGCCGCCCCGCTGGCCTGGTATTGGCCGACTACAACGAATGGCGTGACGCAATCTACCCGGATGACCTGGATTACGCCGAGCGCAGCCTCGCTGAAGTATTGGTCAAGGGTGCCGTGGAAGACCGCGAGTATCGCATCATCGCCGCCGATGGCCAGATCCGCTGGCTCAGCGACAAGTGTTTCATCAACCGTCAGGCTGACCCGGGGCAACCGGTGATTGTGGTGGGCATCGCCGAGGACATCACCGAAAAGAAGTTGCTCGAAAGCGAGCTGCAGCGGCTGGCGACCACCGATGTGCTGACCCAGAGCAGCAACCGTCGGCACTTCTTCGAATGTGCCCACCGCGAATTCGAGCAAGCACGGTTGCAAGGCACGCCAATGGCGTTCCTGCTGCTGGACATCGATGATTTCAAATTGATCAACGACACTTACGGTCACCAGGAAGGCGATACGGTGTTGCAGAAAATTGCCGAAAGCGGACGGAACGTGCTTAGACGCGGAGATTTGTTCGGACGGATCGGCGGCGAAGAGTTTGCCGCCGTGTTTCCAGGTTGCGCCCCGGACATGGCCTTGCAGGTCGCCGAACGCTTGCAAAGGGAAATCCAGCGCCTGGCGTTCCGCTGCGGCGACCAAAACTTCGGCATCACCGTCAGCCAGGGCATCACCAGCATCATCGCCGAGGACCAAACCCTCGATAGCCTGTTCGCCCGAGCCGATGCCGCCATGTACGAAGCCAAGCGCCAGGGTAAGAACCGCATAATCGCAGCTTGAGTGAACGTCGTGCCGCGCCGGGTTAAGCGGGGATATTACTTGCGACGCAACCGCATCAACTCCGGCAGCCCGATTTTCAGCAGACGCGCCGTGCGCCCACGGGCCAACTCTTCAAGGCCTTCGTGCGCAGGCAGATGAGCCATTTGCGCGGCCATGTTCATCACCAACGCTTCACGGGAATAAACCCCACCGCCGAGGCCGTAGACCGCCGCGATCAGCTCTCGCAGTTCCAACGGCAAACGCCAGCGTGCGCGCAGCGCCGAACCGAACCCGGCGCCGAACTGGTCGAGCGAATCCCCTACTTCCTCCGGCTCATCCAATTCGCCACCGGCCTGCTTCCATTCTTCCAGGCAACGCAGCAGCGCCAGATCGCCCAGACGATGCAGCAGGCCGGCGCAATAACAACGTTCCTGCTCCAGATCGAGCATCCGCGCCATCGTCCGAGCGTACTCGGCGGTGTGCAGCGACAATTCCCAATAGCGTTCGGCATAGTCGGCCAGGCAAGGGACACTCAGCCGGGCACAGCGCTTGAGCGCCAGGC encodes:
- a CDS encoding GGDEF domain-containing protein translates to MVDKNLQDSSQPHWPEAAQTLMALMHAQGEVARLSEREQLFSSLLVSVNAVLWAFNWETRQVLYVSPAYERIFGRPAGLVLADYNEWRDAIYPDDLDYAERSLAEVLVKGAVEDREYRIIAADGQIRWLSDKCFINRQADPGQPVIVVGIAEDITEKKLLESELQRLATTDVLTQSSNRRHFFECAHREFEQARLQGTPMAFLLLDIDDFKLINDTYGHQEGDTVLQKIAESGRNVLRRGDLFGRIGGEEFAAVFPGCAPDMALQVAERLQREIQRLAFRCGDQNFGITVSQGITSIIAEDQTLDSLFARADAAMYEAKRQGKNRIIAA